From the genome of Suricata suricatta isolate VVHF042 chromosome 3, meerkat_22Aug2017_6uvM2_HiC, whole genome shotgun sequence, one region includes:
- the LOC115288299 gene encoding alpha-1,6-mannosyl-glycoprotein 4-beta-N-acetylglucosaminyltransferase-like — protein sequence MHHCLWKRILVAVSLIFLGFFFQKLTEERPTYNLSLQEEKKKILQQLNQEQMTSESKNHLENFRDMQKASPLLQQVNYKLLAGSPPQEKKLLTIGISSEQRPNGSYLLGTLHSLFQASSEHELNCVVVLVHLSNPDPKWLRRTVASISDLFKPHIEAQKLLVIHGSLADFSLPGDLNNVSHASRCEAHYSRQKVNYALLMNFAINLSEYFLMIEDYVYCTSKFISTIYWALSAWKELPWAILEFSSLSLSGKVFHTSDLSRLTSLFLLFHKDIPIHLFLSEFRLLLTQNVPIRFSPSVFYHIGNYSAFEDTCFPVEKEEVFGEPDNPVASVLTDMMAEMNAIPQYAYTLNKECYSTLNPVRGNYLTVVLEKPQKVTRIEVLTGSDKKGLYWLQQGQVELGYDPLENSRGCTHYTLLGPLVEGNLDQRVFYEEDSVEELSCIRLLVLASQESWLLIRQIKVWTWHEEEEG from the exons ATGCATCATTGTCTGTGGAAACGTATTCTAGTTGCTGTGTCTTTAATCTTCCTGGGCTTCTTCTTCCAAAAGCTTACTGAAGAGCGTCCTACATATAACTTATCATTG caggaggaaaagaagaaaatcctgcaaCAGCTCAATCAAGAGCAAATGACCTCTGAGAGCAAGAACCATCTGGAGAACTTCAGGGACATGCAGAAAGCCTCCCCTTTACTCCAACAGGTCAACTACAAATTGCTGGCTGGATCCCCTCCCCAGGAAAAGA AACTGTTGACCATAGGGATTTCTTCAGAGCAGCGCCCTAATGGGAGCTACCTTTTGGGCACTCTGCATTCCCTGTTCCAAGCTTCCTCAGAACATGAGCTGAATTGTGTTGTGGTGCTGGTCCACCTGTCCAATCCTGACCCCAAATGGCTCAGACGAACCGTTGCCAGTATCTCAGACCTCTTCAAACCACATATTGAGGCCCAGAAGCTGCTCGTGATCCATGGTAGTCTCGCTGACTTTTCTCTCCCGGGAGATCTGAATAATGTCAGTCATGCCTCACGCTGTGAAGCACATTATTCCAGGCAGAAAGTCAATTATGCCCTCCTTATGAACTTTGCCATCAACCTCTCTGAATACTTTCTGATGATAGAAGATTATGTTTACTgcacttccaaatttatttctaCCATCTATTGGGCACTATCAGCCTGGAAAGAACTACCTTGGGCGATCCTAGAGTTCTCCAGCCTAAGCCTCTCTGGGAAAGTTTTCCACACCAGTGACCTCTCCCGcctgacctctctctttctccttttccataaAGATATTCCCATCCATTTGTTTCTCTCTGAATTTCGTCTACTCTTGACCCAAAATGTTCCAATTCGTTTCAGTCCCTCAGTCTTCTACCACATAGGCAATTATTCTGCGTTTGAGGACACGTGCTTtcctgtggagaaggaggaggtatTTGGTGAACCAGACAACCCTGTCGCCAGCGTCCTCACTGACATGATGGCGGAAATGAATGCTATTCCACAATACGCTTACACCCTGAACAAAGAGTGCTACTCTACTCTCAATCCTGTCAGAGGCAACTACCTGACAGTGGTTTTGGAGAAGCCACAAAAAGTCACCCGGATAGAAGTGCTGACAGGTTCTGACAAAAAAGGGCTGTACTGGCTACAGCAGGGGCAGGTGGAACTGGGCTATGATCCCTTGGAGAATTCCAGAGGCTGCACCCACTATACCCTTCTAGGTCCACTGGTGGAAGGAAATTTAGACCAGAGGGTGTTTTATGAAGAGGATTCTGTAGAGGAGTTGAGTTGTATACGACTGCTTGTGCTGGCATCTCAAGAGTCTTGGCTCCTGATCAGGCAGATCAAAGTCTGGACTTGGCATGAGGAAGAGGAGGGTTAG
- the LOC115286767 gene encoding NADH-cytochrome b5 reductase 1, whose amino-acid sequence MGFQPSPVLLASLGVGLLTLLGLALGSYLVRKSRRPKVTLLDPNEKYLLRLLDKTTVSHNTKRFRFALPTAHHVLGLPVGKHVYLSARIDGSLVIRPYTPVTSDEDQGYVDLVIKVYLKGVHPKFPEGGKMSQYLNSLKIGDVVEFRGPSGLLTYTGKGNFSIQPNKKSPPEPQVAKKLGMIAGGTGITPMLQLIRAILKDPEDPTQCSLLFANQTEKDIILREDLEELQARHPSRFKLWFTLDHPPEDWAYSKGFVTADMIREHLPAPGDDVLLLLCGPPPMVQLACHPNLDKLGYSQKMRFTY is encoded by the exons ATGGGCTTCCAACCG AGCCCAGTCCTGCTGGcctccctgggggtggggctgctgACTCTGCTCGGCCTGGCTCTGGGCTCCTACCTGGTTCGAAAGTCCCGCCGGCCAAAGGTCACTCTCCTGGACCCCAATGAGAAGTACCTGCTGCGACTGCTAGACAAGACG ACTGTGAGCCACAACACCAAGAGGTTCCGCTTTGCTCTGCCCACCGCCCACCACGTTCTGGGGCTGCCTGTGG GCAAACATGTCTACCTCTCTGCCCGGATCGATGGCAGCCTGGTCATCAGGCCATACACTCCTGTCACCAGTGACGAGGACCAAGGCTACGTGGATCTTGTCATCAAG GTGTACCTGAAGGGTGTGCACCCCAAATTTCCCGAGGGAGGGAAGATGTCTCAGTACCTAAACAGTCTGAAGATTGGGGATGTGGTGGAGTTTCGAGGGCCGAGTGGCTTGCTCACTTACACTGGGAAAG GGAATTTTAGCATTCAGCCCAACAAAAAATCTCCACCAGAACCCCAAGTGGCGAAGAAGCTGGGAATGATTGCCGGCGGAACAG GAATCACCCCAATGCTACAGCTGATTCGGGCCATCCTGAAAGACCCTGAAGATCCAACCCAGTGCTCTCTGCTTTTTGCCAACCAG ACTGAAAAGGACATAATCTTGCGGGAGGACCTGGAGGAGCTGCAGGCCCGCCACCCCAGTCGCTTTAAGCTCTGGTTCACTCTGGATCACCCCCCAGAAG ATTGGGCCTACAGCAAGGGGTTTGTGACTGCCGACATGATCCGGGAGCACCTGCCCGCCCCAGGGGATGACGTGCTGCTTCTGCTCTGTGGGCCACCCCCGATGGTGCAGCTGGCCTGCCATCCCAACTTGGACAAGCTGGGCTACTCACAAAAGATGCGATTCACCTACTGA